DNA sequence from the Alosa sapidissima isolate fAloSap1 chromosome 13, fAloSap1.pri, whole genome shotgun sequence genome:
CGTAGTCGGTGAAGAGCACGGTCTCGCGACGGCACGTGGGGCACGAGATGAACTTGTACTTGGGGCAGGACTCGTAGAGGATCTGCAGGCACTCCTCGCACACCGAGTGGAGGCAGGAGAGAATCCGCGGCCGCTTGCCGGCAAAGTTGTACACATGACCGCACGTGGGGCAGTCGAGCGGCTCGCACGACGGCATCACGGGGCCCGAGCACACCGACGAGCCCGACGAGGTGGACGAGGAGCCCGAGGACGTGGAGCCCGAGCGCAGCACGTACTGGTTGACGATGACGTCGTCCATCTTGTAGTGGAACTGGTGGTAGCAGATCTCGGTGGGGCCGCCCACGCTGGCGGCCAGGCTGCTCTTGCGCTGCGACAGGAAGCCGCCGGGGCCGGGGCCGGCGCTCAGCTCGCGCCGCATGAGCCCGTGGGGCGGGGACACCAGGGGCCGCGGGGGTGGCGGCGTCTGGCTcgacggcggcggcggcggcttgGTGAGTTCTAGGGCGAGGTCACTGCAGGCCTGGTTGACGATGACCTCGCCCTCGTGGCTGCTGACGATGCAGCTGCCGCCGCGGCCGCCACCGTCCCACGCCACGCGGGGTGGCGGCGCGAAGC
Encoded proteins:
- the rnf208 gene encoding RING finger protein 208; protein product: MSCLRRQPVAIPMDTVKIIQSEKFPRECPVPVTQPRFAPPPRVAWDGGGRGGSCIVSSHEGEVIVNQACSDLALELTKPPPPPSSQTPPPPRPLVSPPHGLMRRELSAGPGPGGFLSQRKSSLAASVGGPTEICYHQFHYKMDDVIVNQYVLRSGSTSSGSSSTSSGSSVCSGPVMPSCEPLDCPTCGHVYNFAGKRPRILSCLHSVCEECLQILYESCPKYKFISCPTCRRETVLFTDYGLAALAINTSILSRLPPDPAGTVQWGGDADRSCYQTVRQYCQSACTCHLTNPLSSCGIM